From the genome of Motilibacter peucedani, one region includes:
- a CDS encoding 2-hydroxyacid dehydrogenase — translation MHALLSIDGVDLPDGVTADVWTGEGPLPDRLDEVEFFVAPYTGGSDATEQALEQLPNLKVVQLLSAGFETVRPLVPEGVLLCNGRGIHDASTSELALALVLAAQRDLPEFVRTQDEGRWEPRRTTGLADRTVLILGHGSIGAALERRLEGFEVEVLRVARTARDGVHGIDELPDLLPGVDIVVVLVPATPQTKGLVDAQLLSRMKDGALLVNVARGSIVDQDALLAELRSGRLRAALDVTDPEPLPEGHALWSAPGLLLTPHVGGGTAAMAPRARSLVEQQLRRWAAGEELANVITGDY, via the coding sequence GTGCACGCACTCCTCAGCATCGACGGCGTCGACCTGCCCGACGGCGTGACCGCCGACGTCTGGACGGGCGAGGGTCCGCTGCCCGACCGGCTCGACGAGGTCGAGTTCTTCGTGGCGCCCTACACGGGCGGCAGCGACGCCACCGAGCAGGCGCTGGAGCAGCTGCCGAACCTCAAGGTGGTCCAGCTGCTCTCAGCCGGGTTCGAGACCGTGCGCCCGCTCGTGCCCGAGGGCGTGCTGCTGTGCAACGGGCGCGGCATCCACGACGCCTCGACCTCGGAACTGGCGCTGGCGCTCGTGCTGGCTGCCCAGCGCGACCTGCCCGAGTTCGTGCGCACCCAGGACGAGGGGCGGTGGGAGCCGCGGCGCACGACCGGGCTCGCGGACCGTACGGTCCTGATCCTCGGTCACGGCTCCATCGGCGCGGCGCTCGAGCGCCGCCTCGAGGGCTTCGAGGTGGAGGTCCTACGCGTCGCCCGCACCGCGCGCGACGGCGTGCACGGCATCGACGAGCTCCCCGACCTGCTGCCGGGCGTGGACATCGTCGTGGTGCTCGTGCCGGCGACCCCGCAAACGAAGGGTCTGGTCGACGCGCAGCTGCTCTCGCGCATGAAGGACGGCGCGCTCCTGGTCAACGTCGCGCGCGGCAGCATCGTCGACCAGGACGCCCTGCTCGCCGAGCTGCGCTCGGGCCGCCTGCGCGCCGCCCTCGACGTCACCGACCCCGAGCCGCTGCCCGAGGGTCACGCGCTGTGGAGCGCGCCGGGGCTGCTCCTGACCCCGCACGTCGGCGGCGGCACCGCGGCGATGGCGCCTCGGGCGCGCAGCCTCGTCGAGCAGCAG
- a CDS encoding ferritin encodes MTPVTTDTAPAPSQFLDLLRAQVRNEFTASQQYVAIAVWFDAHDLPQLAGHYYRQAGEERDHAMMMVRYMLDRALDVAIPGVDDVVNDFSAPREPIALALQQERLVTEQIEGLFKAARAEGDVIGEQFVLWFLREQVEEIASASTLLSIAERAGDDWFKIEDFLAREMVGGGTESGAPPVAGALA; translated from the coding sequence ATGACCCCCGTGACCACCGACACGGCTCCCGCGCCGTCGCAGTTCCTCGACCTGCTGCGCGCGCAGGTGCGCAACGAGTTCACGGCGAGCCAGCAGTACGTCGCGATCGCCGTGTGGTTCGACGCGCACGACCTGCCGCAGCTGGCCGGGCACTACTACCGCCAGGCCGGCGAGGAGCGCGACCACGCGATGATGATGGTCCGCTACATGCTCGACCGGGCGCTCGACGTCGCGATCCCCGGCGTCGACGACGTGGTCAACGACTTCTCCGCGCCGCGCGAGCCGATCGCCCTGGCCCTGCAGCAGGAGCGGCTGGTCACCGAGCAGATCGAGGGGCTGTTCAAGGCCGCGCGGGCCGAGGGCGACGTCATCGGCGAGCAGTTCGTGCTGTGGTTCCTGCGCGAGCAGGTCGAGGAGATCGCCTCGGCGTCCACGCTGCTCAGCATCGCCGAGCGCGCGGGCGACGACTGGTTCAAGATCGAGGACTTCCTCGCGCGCGAGATGGTCGGCGGGGGCACCGAGAGCGGCGCACCCCCGGTGGCGGGGGCGCTCGCCTGA
- a CDS encoding TMEM165/GDT1 family protein, which yields MDLAVVVTSFLPLLLLELPDKTFVATLVLSTRYRPLLTWIGVGLAFGVQCLIAVTAGGLLAKLPEKPVALAAALLFAVGALVLLRGSSHADEEEAEAEAEFRERTFTAAHGLRAVGACFLLIFLAEWGDLSQLFTAGLAARYGDPVSVFVGSWAALLVVSGLGALLGKALLTRLRLSTVRRAGGVVCIALAVLTLVEVVS from the coding sequence ATGGACCTCGCCGTCGTCGTCACCAGCTTCCTGCCCCTGCTCCTGCTCGAGCTGCCCGACAAGACCTTCGTCGCGACGCTGGTGCTCTCGACGCGCTACCGCCCGCTGCTGACCTGGATCGGGGTCGGCCTCGCGTTCGGCGTCCAGTGCCTCATCGCCGTGACCGCCGGCGGGCTGCTCGCGAAGCTGCCGGAGAAGCCCGTCGCGCTGGCCGCGGCCCTGCTCTTCGCGGTGGGGGCGCTCGTCCTGCTCCGCGGCTCGTCCCACGCCGACGAGGAGGAGGCCGAGGCGGAGGCTGAGTTCCGCGAGCGCACCTTCACCGCCGCGCACGGCCTGCGTGCGGTGGGCGCGTGCTTCCTGCTGATCTTCCTCGCCGAGTGGGGCGACCTGTCGCAGCTGTTCACCGCCGGTCTGGCCGCGCGCTACGGCGACCCGGTCTCGGTGTTCGTCGGCTCCTGGGCGGCGCTGCTGGTCGTCTCGGGGCTCGGCGCGCTGCTGGGCAAGGCGCTGCTCACCCGTCTGCGCCTGAGCACCGTGCGCCGCGCGGGCGGTGTCGTCTGCATCGCGCTGGCGGTGCTGACGCTCGTCGAGGTGGTCAGCTAG
- the gatB gene encoding Asp-tRNA(Asn)/Glu-tRNA(Gln) amidotransferase subunit GatB gives MSANARPVEPPQELVPYDEAVSTFDVVMGIEVHVELSTQSKMFCGCPTEFGAAPNTQVCPVCLGLPGALPVLNETAVESAMRIGLALGCSIAEECRFARKNYFYPDMPKNFQTSQYDEPIAFDGATFVEVEGKTFEIQIERAHMEEDTGKSLHVGGATGRIHGADHSLVDYNRAGIPLIEIVTKPIEGTGALAPQVARAYVAHLRELVRGLGVSDVRMEQGSLRADLNVSLRPSPDSPLGTRSETKNVNSLRSIERAVRYEIERHAGILSTGGRVVQETRHWHEDTGVTTSGRSKEQAEDYRYFPEPDLVPVAPPRETVEALKSALPEPPAARNARLLADWGFSELEFRDVLNAGALGVIERTVAAGASPAAARKWWTTELSRRANEEGVELEALAVTPEQVAEVQALVDAGTLNDKLARQVFEGVLAGEGSPADVVAARGLRIVSDDGALTAAVDEAIAANAGIVEKVRGGKVQAAGALVGAVMKATKGQADAARVRELVLERIAQSR, from the coding sequence ATGAGTGCCAACGCGCGTCCGGTCGAGCCGCCGCAGGAGCTCGTGCCCTACGACGAGGCCGTGTCGACCTTCGACGTCGTCATGGGCATCGAGGTGCACGTCGAGCTCTCGACGCAGTCGAAGATGTTCTGCGGCTGCCCGACGGAGTTCGGGGCCGCGCCCAACACCCAGGTCTGCCCGGTGTGCCTCGGCCTGCCCGGTGCGCTGCCGGTGCTCAACGAGACCGCGGTCGAGTCGGCCATGCGCATCGGGCTCGCGCTGGGCTGCTCGATCGCCGAGGAGTGCCGCTTCGCGCGCAAGAACTACTTCTACCCCGACATGCCGAAGAACTTCCAGACCTCGCAGTACGACGAGCCGATCGCCTTCGACGGCGCGACCTTCGTCGAGGTCGAGGGCAAGACGTTCGAGATCCAGATCGAGCGCGCCCACATGGAGGAGGACACCGGCAAGTCGCTCCACGTCGGCGGCGCCACCGGCCGCATCCACGGCGCCGACCACTCGCTCGTCGACTACAACCGCGCCGGCATCCCGCTCATCGAGATCGTCACCAAGCCGATCGAGGGCACCGGCGCGCTCGCACCGCAGGTCGCGCGCGCCTACGTCGCCCACCTGCGCGAGCTGGTGCGCGGGCTCGGGGTCAGCGACGTACGCATGGAGCAGGGCTCGCTGCGCGCCGACCTCAACGTGTCGCTGCGGCCCTCGCCCGACTCGCCGCTCGGCACCCGCAGCGAGACCAAGAACGTCAACTCGCTGCGCTCGATCGAGCGGGCCGTCCGCTACGAGATCGAGCGGCACGCCGGCATCCTGAGCACCGGCGGGCGCGTGGTGCAGGAGACGCGGCACTGGCACGAGGACACCGGCGTCACGACCTCGGGCCGCTCGAAGGAGCAGGCCGAGGACTACCGCTACTTCCCCGAGCCCGACCTCGTGCCGGTGGCCCCGCCGCGCGAGACGGTCGAGGCGCTGAAGTCCGCTCTGCCCGAGCCGCCCGCCGCCCGCAACGCCCGGCTGCTGGCCGACTGGGGGTTCAGCGAGCTCGAGTTCCGCGACGTGCTCAACGCGGGCGCCCTCGGCGTCATCGAGCGCACGGTCGCGGCCGGCGCCTCGCCCGCCGCTGCCCGCAAGTGGTGGACCACCGAGCTCTCGCGCCGGGCCAACGAGGAGGGCGTCGAGCTCGAGGCCCTGGCCGTCACCCCCGAGCAGGTCGCCGAGGTCCAGGCACTCGTCGACGCCGGCACGCTCAACGACAAGCTGGCCCGACAGGTCTTCGAGGGCGTCCTCGCCGGCGAGGGCTCGCCCGCCGACGTGGTCGCGGCACGGGGGCTGCGCATCGTCAGCGACGACGGCGCCCTCACGGCCGCCGTCGACGAGGCGATCGCCGCCAACGCCGGCATCGTCGAGAAGGTACGCGGTGGCAAGGTCCAGGCGGCCGGTGCGCTGGTCGGGGCCGTCATGAAGGCGACCAAGGGCCAGGCCGACGCGGCCCGCGTCCGCGAGCTCGTGCTCGAGCGCATCGCCCAGTCGCGATGA
- the gatA gene encoding Asp-tRNA(Asn)/Glu-tRNA(Gln) amidotransferase subunit GatA produces MSEPLSPEAGDEVLRLTAARTAAAVASGAVSAVEVAQAHLDRIDAVDDRVHAFLHVDAEGALEAARAVDAARARGDELGPLAGVPLALKDVLTQKGIPTTCGSRILEGWRPPYDATVTARLKAAGVVILGKTNMDEFAMGSSTEHSAYGPTHNPWDLERIPGGSGGGSAAAVAAYEAPLAIGTDTGGSIRQPGAVTGTVGVKPTYGGVSRYGLVAFSSSLDQAGPVSRTVLDAALLHSVIGGHDPLDSTSIDAPVPPVVEAARRGATGDLEGVRVGVVKELSGEGYQPGVEARFAEAVEVLTSLGATVVEVSCPHFTYALAAYYLIAPSEASSNLAKFDAMRYGLRVGDDGTHSAEEVMALTRAAGFGPEVKRRIMLGTYALSSGYYDAYYGSAQKVRTLISQDFANAYAEVDVLVSPTTPTTAFRLGEKLEDPLAMYLNDLCTIPSNLAGGAAMSVPCGLSDDGLPVGFQVMAPAMADDRLYLVGAALEAALEQRWGGPLLAKAPVLEGNKA; encoded by the coding sequence ATGAGCGAGCCGCTGAGCCCCGAAGCCGGCGACGAGGTGCTGCGCCTGACCGCCGCCCGCACCGCGGCGGCCGTCGCCTCTGGCGCGGTGAGCGCCGTCGAGGTCGCGCAGGCCCACCTCGACCGGATTGACGCGGTCGACGACCGCGTCCACGCCTTCCTCCACGTCGACGCCGAGGGCGCGCTCGAGGCGGCCCGCGCCGTCGACGCCGCCCGCGCGCGCGGCGACGAGCTCGGCCCGCTCGCCGGCGTGCCCCTCGCGCTCAAGGACGTGCTGACGCAGAAGGGGATCCCGACGACCTGCGGCTCGCGCATCCTCGAGGGCTGGCGCCCGCCCTACGACGCCACCGTCACCGCGCGGCTCAAGGCCGCCGGCGTCGTCATCCTCGGCAAGACCAACATGGACGAGTTCGCGATGGGCTCGTCCACCGAGCACTCGGCCTACGGCCCGACGCACAACCCGTGGGACCTCGAGCGCATCCCGGGCGGCTCGGGCGGCGGCAGCGCTGCGGCGGTCGCAGCGTACGAAGCGCCGCTCGCCATCGGCACCGACACCGGCGGCTCGATCCGCCAGCCCGGTGCGGTCACCGGCACGGTCGGCGTGAAGCCGACCTACGGTGGTGTGTCGAGGTACGGCCTGGTCGCCTTCTCCTCGTCCCTGGACCAGGCGGGGCCGGTGTCCCGTACGGTGCTCGACGCCGCTCTGCTCCACTCGGTCATCGGCGGCCACGACCCGCTCGACTCGACCTCCATCGACGCGCCGGTCCCGCCGGTCGTCGAGGCCGCCCGCCGCGGGGCCACCGGCGACCTCGAGGGCGTGCGCGTCGGCGTGGTCAAGGAGCTCAGCGGCGAGGGCTACCAGCCCGGTGTCGAGGCCCGCTTCGCCGAGGCCGTCGAGGTCCTCACCAGCCTGGGCGCCACGGTCGTCGAGGTGTCGTGCCCGCACTTCACCTACGCGCTGGCCGCCTACTACCTCATCGCACCATCTGAGGCCTCCAGCAACCTCGCGAAGTTCGACGCGATGCGCTACGGCCTGCGGGTCGGCGACGACGGCACGCACAGCGCCGAGGAGGTCATGGCGCTCACGCGGGCGGCCGGCTTCGGGCCCGAGGTCAAGCGGCGCATCATGCTCGGCACCTACGCGCTCTCGAGCGGCTACTACGACGCCTACTACGGCTCGGCGCAGAAGGTCCGCACGCTGATCTCGCAGGACTTCGCCAACGCCTACGCCGAGGTCGACGTCCTCGTCTCGCCGACGACACCCACCACGGCGTTCAGGCTGGGCGAGAAGCTCGAAGACCCGCTGGCCATGTACCTCAACGACCTGTGCACCATCCCGTCCAACCTGGCCGGCGGTGCTGCGATGTCCGTGCCCTGCGGGCTCTCCGACGACGGCCTCCCGGTCGGCTTCCAGGTCATGGCCCCGGCCATGGCCGACGACCGGCTCTACCTCGTCGGCGCCGCCCTCGAGGCCGCGCTCGAGCAGCGCTGGGGCGGGCCGCTTCTCGCCAAGGCCCCTGTCCTGGAAGGGAACAAGGCATGA
- the gatC gene encoding Asp-tRNA(Asn)/Glu-tRNA(Gln) amidotransferase subunit GatC — protein sequence MPSLTRDEVAHLARLARLQLPDDELAHYAEQLEVILGAVAQVSEVAGADVPPTSHPLPLRNVTREDVSRPGLTAEEALAGAPAQEEGRFRVPRILGEEA from the coding sequence ATGCCGTCCCTCACGCGGGACGAGGTCGCGCACCTCGCCCGCCTCGCCCGCCTGCAACTGCCCGACGACGAGCTCGCCCACTACGCCGAGCAGCTCGAGGTCATCCTCGGAGCGGTCGCCCAGGTCAGCGAGGTCGCCGGCGCGGACGTGCCGCCCACCTCGCACCCGCTGCCGCTGCGCAACGTGACCCGCGAGGACGTCAGCCGTCCCGGTCTCACCGCCGAGGAGGCGCTCGCCGGTGCGCCCGCGCAGGAGGAAGGGCGCTTCCGCGTCCCCCGCATCCTGGGGGAGGAGGCATGA
- a CDS encoding YdeI/OmpD-associated family protein produces the protein MDSAVRVHPLDRADWRSWLAAHAAGSTGVWLVMWRPSTGRGGLTYDEAVTEALAFGWIDGQGRGLDDERSMQWFCPRKRGSGWAGTNKVRVELLLREGRMTEAGQRVVDAAKADGSWSLLDEVEALVVPPDLEAAFAAVPGSREHWDGFPPSARRLMLTWLVTAKRAETRAARVADVAAAAGRGERARS, from the coding sequence ATGGACTCAGCCGTTCGCGTACACCCGCTCGACCGCGCCGACTGGCGCAGCTGGCTCGCTGCCCACGCCGCCGGGTCCACCGGTGTCTGGCTCGTGATGTGGAGACCGAGCACCGGCCGTGGCGGGCTGACCTACGACGAGGCCGTCACCGAGGCGCTCGCGTTCGGCTGGATCGACGGGCAGGGTCGCGGGCTCGACGACGAGCGCAGCATGCAGTGGTTCTGCCCCCGCAAGCGCGGCAGCGGGTGGGCCGGCACGAACAAGGTCCGGGTCGAGCTGCTCCTGCGCGAGGGCCGGATGACCGAGGCGGGGCAGCGGGTGGTCGACGCCGCCAAGGCGGACGGCTCGTGGTCGCTGCTCGACGAGGTGGAGGCGCTGGTCGTGCCGCCCGACCTCGAGGCCGCCTTCGCGGCGGTCCCCGGCTCGCGGGAGCACTGGGACGGCTTCCCGCCCTCGGCCCGGCGCCTCATGCTGACCTGGCTCGTCACGGCCAAGCGCGCCGAGACGCGGGCAGCCCGTGTCGCCGACGTGGCGGCCGCCGCCGGCCGTGGGGAGCGCGCCCGCTCCTAG